A single window of Maylandia zebra isolate NMK-2024a linkage group LG2, Mzebra_GT3a, whole genome shotgun sequence DNA harbors:
- the LOC143420386 gene encoding uncharacterized protein LOC143420386 has protein sequence MSEDSHSHYRLDPSDRLNGLGQRRKRPKKARDALQTADRHDHITRTWCESDLIFQSTLRDLNQEVRGQLMLRAGSEPRERSTLLNLKENMLTDRESVAVR, from the exons ATGAGCGAGGACAGCCACTCCCACTACAGGCTGGACCCCAGCGATCGGCTCAACGGGCTgggacagaggaggaagagacccAAGAAG gccagagatgctcttcaaacagctgacagacatgaccacattacaagaacatggtgtgagtccgatttgatattccagtcaacgctgagagaccttaaccaggaagtcagaggtcagctgatgctgcgagcaggaagtgaaccaagggaaaggtccactctactcaatctcaaagaaaatatgctg acggacagggaatcagttgctgtacgatga